The genomic segment CGGAGCTGATCCAGGAGGTGGTGCGGCGCTTCATCCTCACCCTCTGGAACGTCTACAAGTTCTTCGTCGACTACGCGGAGATCGACGGCTTCGACCCCGCCGCGCCGGCGCCGCCGGTGCCGGCGCGCCCGGTGCTCGACCGCTGGGTGCTGGCCCGCCTCACCCAGACCGTCGACGGCGTCCGCGCCGCCCTCGACGCCCACGACGCAACCGACGCCTCGCGGGTCATCGAGAGCTTCGTCGAGGACGTGTCGAGGTGGTACGTGCGCCGCTCCCGCCGCCGCTTCTGGAAGACCGACAGCGACGACGACGACAAGCGCGCCGCCTACGCCACCCTCTTCACCGTCCTCGACACCCTGTCGCGGCTGCTCGCGCCCTTCATGCCCTTCCTCGCCGAACGCATCTACCGCAACCTCAACGGGCTCACCGGCGACGAGCCGCCGATGGAGGGCGTCGCCGACTCGGTGCATCTCACCGACTACCCGGTCGCCCAGGCGGTGATGCGTGACCCCGAGGTGATCGCGGAGATGGCCCGGCTGCGCCGCCTCGTCGAGGAGGGGCTGGCGGGGCGCGAGACCGCCCGCATCAAGGTGCGCCAGCCGCTGGCGGGGGCCACGGTGCTGGGCACGCCCCTCGACCCCGAGCTGGAGGCGATCTTCGCCGAGGAGCTCAACGTCAGGGCGGTCGGCTACACCCCCCGGGAGGGCGACCACGAGGGCGTGGTGCTCGACACCGAGCTCACCGACGAGCTGCGCCGCGAGGGGATGATCCGCGAGCTGAGCCGCAAGGTGAACGAGCTGCGCAAGCAGGCGCGCCTCGCCCTCGACGACCGCATCACCCTCGACGTCGACACCGGCGGGGAGCTGCGCCGCGCCGTCGAGGCCCACCGCGAGCACCTCGAGCGCGAGACCCTCGCCACCCGGATCGTGCTCCGCGACGGCGAGACCCCGGACCGGGACGGCGTCCTCGCCGAGTGGGAGGGCACCGTCGCCGGCCAGCACGTCCGGCTGGGGGTGGGGCGCTGAGCACCGGGGGACGTGCCGCCGGCTCGCCCTGGCGCGGCCTCTCCATCCTGCTCGGCGCGGCGATCGTGGTGTTCGCCGTCGACCACCTCACCAAGTGGCTGGTGGTGCGCGACATCGCCTACGGCGACCAGGTGCCGGCGAGCGGGCCGATCACCATCCACCACATCCACAACAGCGGGGCCGCCTTCGGGCTCTTTCCCGGGTTCCAGGCGGCCTTCCTGGTGGTGGCGCTGGTGGTGAGCGTGTACATCCTGGTGGTCGGCCACCGCGCCGGCAACGGCGTCCTCACCCAGGTCACCCTCGGCGCGGTGCTCGGCGGCGCCGCCGCCAACGCCGTCGACCGCTTCCGTCAGGGCTACGTCGTCGACTTCGTCGACCTCCACCGCTGGCCGGTCTTCAACGTCGCCGACGCCGCCATCGTCGTCGGCATCCTGATCACCGCGATCACCCTGAGCCGGCGTCCCGTCAACGCGGGCGAGCACGCGCGGTGACCGTGGTGGTGGAGCCGCAGCCCGCCGACGGAGCGTCCGCACCGCGCCTCGACCTCTGGATGGTGCGCGAGCGGGGGATCAGCCGGACCGCCGCCCGGGCGCTCATCGACGCCGGCCGGGTGCGTGTCGACGGCCGCCCCGGCCGTCCCTCCCAGCGCATCGAGCCGGGCACCAGCGTGGAGGTGGCCGACGCCCCCGCCGCCGGCGCGGTGCCCGCGGCGGCCGCGGCGGAGGGGGAGGAGGAGCTGCGGATCGTCCACGAGGACGAGTGGCTCGCGGTCATCGACAAGCCCGCCGGCCTGGTGGTCCACCCCGCCCCCGGCCACCCCACCGGCACCCTCGCCGACGCCCTGCGCCGGCGCGGCGACACCTGGTCGACCGCCGCCGGCGAGGACCGGCCCGGCATCGTCCACCGCCTCGACCGCTTCACCAGCGGCCTGCTGGTGGTGGCCAAGACCGAGGCCGCGCACCGGGCGCTCTCCGCCCAGCTGGCCGGTCGCACCCTGGGGCGCAACTACTGGACGATGGTCTGGGGCAGCCTCGCCGAGTCGAGCGGGGAGATCGTCGCCCCGATCGCCCGCGACCGGCGGCAGCGCCAGCGGATGGCGGTGGTCGACGGCGGCCGGGCGGCGCAGTCGAACTTCCAGGTGGTCGAGCGGCTCGCCGCGGCCACCGTTCTCGACGTCTCGCTGCGGAGCGGGCGCACCCACCAGATCCGCGTCCACCTCGCCTGGGTGGGCCGCCCCGTGGTCGGCGACCCGATCTACGGGCGCCGCGACGACCGCCACGCCGGCCGCCCCGCCCTCCACGCCCGCCAGCTCCGCCTCGTCCACCCCGCCGACGGCGCCGAGCGGATCTATGAGGCCCCGCTCCCCGCCGACCTGGTCGACCTGCTCCAGCAGGCCCGCGAGGGGACCCTGTGAGCGGGAGGGTGATCGTGCTGAGCGGGCCCAGCGGGGTGGGCAAGGACACCGTGCTCCACGCCCTCTTCAGCCGCGAGCCGCGGCTGCGGTACAGCATCTCCTACACCACCCGGCCGCCGCGGCCCGGCGAGGTCGACGGCGTCTCCTACACCTTCGTCGACGATCAGACCTTCCTCCGGCTCGAGCAGGCGGGCGAGTTCCTCGAGACCGCGGTGGTCCACGGCAACCGCTACGGCACCTCGCGCCGGCGGGTGGAGGCGATGGTCGCGCGGGGCGAGCACGTGGTCCTCAAGATCGACGTGCAGGGGGCGTCGGCGGTGCGCGAGCGGCTCTCCGACGCCATCTTCATCTTCCTGCTGCCGCCCTCGATCGAGGTGCTTCGCCAGCGGCTGCGCGACCGCGGCACCGACGACGACGACGCCCTCGCCCGCCGCGACGCCGATGCCGTCCGCGAGATGGCCGAGGCGGCCCGCTACGATCACCTCGTGGTCAACGACAGCGTCGAGCGCGCGGCGGAGCAGATCCTCGACATCGTTGAGGCCAGCTGTGGCGCCAACGCCGGCTGACCTGGCGGGCCGCCGGGTCGCCCTCTACGTCAGCGGCAGCATCGCCGCCTACAAGGCCTGCGAGATCGTCACCCTGCTGCGCCGGCGGGGCGCGGAGGTGCGGGTGGCGATGACCGCCGCCGCCGCCCGCTTCGTCACCCCCATGACCTTCCAGAGCCTCTCCGGCCACGCCGTCGCCGCGGACATCTGGGAGCCGGGGGAGGGGGGCCTCGCCGCCCACGGGATGGCCCACCTCGGCCTCGGCGGCTGGGCCGAGGTCCAGGTCGCCGCCCCCGCATCCGCCGACCTCTGCGCCCGCCTCGCCCTCGGCCTCGCCGACGACGCGGTCACCGCCACCGCGCTCGCCTGCGTGGCGCCGCTGCTGCTCGCCCCGGCGATGGAGACGCGGATGTGGGAGCACCCCGCCACCCGGAGCCACCTCGCCACCCTGCGCGGCCGCGGTGCGGTGGTGGTGGGCCCGGGAGCGGGGCGGCTGGCCAGCGGCGCGGAGGGCATGGGACGGATGGCCGAGCCCGCCGACGTGGTCGAGGCCTGCGCCGCCCTGCTCGGCGCCGGCGACGGCTCCCTCCCGCTGGCCGGACGCCGCCTGCTGATCACCGCCGGCGGCACCCGCGAGCCGGTCGACCCGGTGCGCTACCTCGGCAACCGCAGCAGCGGACGGATGGGCAACTCGCTCGCCACCGAGGCGCTGGCGCTGGGGGCGGCGGTCACCCTGGTCACCACCCTGGCGCCGCCCGCCCTCCATCCCCGCCTCGAGGTGGTGGGGGTGGCCACCGCCGCGGAGATGCTCGAGGCGGTGCGTGCGCACCTCGCCGCCGCCGACGTCCTGGTGATGGCCGCCGCGGTCGCCGACTACCGGCCCGCCGACCCCTCGCCGCGCAAGCTGAAGAAGGGCGACACCGCCCTGCGCCTCGACCTCGTCCCCACCGCCGACATCCTCTGCGCGGTGCGCGACCAGGCCCGCGAGCTGGGGGTGATGGTGGTCGGGTTCGCCGCCGAGACCGACGACCTCCTCGACAACGCCCGCACCAAGCTCGAGCGCAAGGGCCTGGAGCTCATCGTCGCCAACGACGTCGCCACCGGCATGGGCGGCGAGGAGAGCGCGGTGACGGTGCTCGGCCGCGAGGGCGTGGTCGCCGAGCTGACCCGTGCCCCCAAGCCCGAGGTCGCCCGGCGGGTGCTGGAGATCATCGGCGCCCGGTGGGCGGCCCGAGCGCAGGCCTGAGGGACGAAGCCTCCCCCGGTGAGAACCGTGGCGCGTCCACTCCACCCTCTCCGAATGGATGTTCGCTGTCAGAATCACCCCCGTGCCCGAGTGCTCCCTGCCCTACGCGACGGTCGTCCCCGAGCTGCGCTCGATCCTCCCACGGGACATCTTCACCTACTCGGTGGGCGCCGACCTCGACCTGAGCGCGGTGCCCGGGGCCCGGGTGCGGGTGCCGTTCGGCGAGCGGGAGGTGATCGGCCACGTCGTCGAGCGGGTCGCCACGACCGAGTTCGAGGCCCGGGCGATCGTCGAGGTGCTCGACGAGCCGCCCCCGCTGCTCCCCCACCTCGTCCTGCTGGGGCGGTGGGTCGCCGAGCGCTACCGGGCGCCGCTCGGCGAGGTGGTCAAGGCGATGCTGCCGTCCGGGGTGCGGTCCGCCCGTCCCCGGGGGCGGAAGCGGGGGCCGCGGAGCACGTCCCGCGGTGCCCGGGAGGCCGCCGAGACCGGCGAGGCCGAGGTCGCGCCGCCGCTCACCGACGCGCAGCGGCTCGCCGCCGCCCCGCTCCTGCTCGCCATCGCCGAGGGCCGCCACCACCGCCTGCTGCTCCGCGGGGTCACCGGCAGCGGCAAGACCGAGGTCTACCTCGTCGCCATCGCCGCCGCGCTCGCCGCCGGCCGCCGCGCCCTCGTCCTGGTGCCCGAGATCAGCCTCACCCCGCAGACCATCCGGCGCTTCGCCGCCCGCTTCCCGGGGCGGGTGGTGCTGATGCACTCTGGGCTCACCGACGCGGAGCGGGCGGCCACCTGGCGGCGGGTGCGCGAGGGCGGCGCCGACGTCGTGGTGGGCTCGCGGAGCGCGGTCTTCGCCCCGATCGCCGACCTCGGCGTGGTGGTCGTGGACGAGGAGGACGCCTCCGCCTACAAGCAGGACCGGGTGCCCCGTTACCACGCCGTCGAGACCGCCCTCGAGCTCGGCCGGCTGTGCGGCGCCCCGGTGGTGCTGGGGTCGGCGACGCCCCGGCTGGAGACCTTCTTCCGCGCCCACGGCGGCGACCTCGAGCTCGCCACCCTGCCCGACCGCATCGCCGGGCGGGCGCTGCCGCCGATCGAGGTGGTCGACCTGCGCGAGGAGCTGCGCGCCGGCAACCGCAGCCCACTCTCGCAGTCGCTGGAGCGCGCCCTTGCGGAGTGCGCCGGGGCCGGGGGCCAGTCGATCCTCTTCCTCAACCGCCGCGGCACCGCCACCGTGATCGTCTGCCGCTCCTGCGGGGAGGCCCTGGGCTGCCCCAACTGCAGCGTCGCCCTGGTCTTCCACCAGGGTCGCGGGCTCTGCGCCTGCCACTACTGCGGCGCGTCCCGGCCGCCGCCCCGGGAGTGCCCGGCCTGCGGCTCGCCGGCGATCCGGGCGCTGGGGATGGGCACCGAGCGGCTCGAGCGGGTGGTGCGCGAGCGCTTCCCCGCCCTGCGCCTGCTGCGGATGGACCGCGACACCGTGCAGCGGCGCGACACCTACTTCGAGATCTACGACACCTTCGCCCGGGGCGACGCCGACTGCCTGATCGGCACCCAGATGGTCACCAAGGGCTGGGACCTCGCCGGGGTGCGGCTGGTGGGGGTGGTCAACGCCGACACCGCCCTCCACCTCCCCGACTACCGGAGCGGCGAGGTGACGTTCTCGCTGCTCACCCAGGTGGCGGGACGAGCCGGCCGGGGCGAGCACTCCGCGCGGGTGATCCTGCAGACCTACAGCCCCGGCCACTACGCGGTGCGTCACGCGCTGGGCCACGACTACCTCGGCTTCGCCCACGAGGAGATCCGCATCCGCCGCGCCACCGGGTTCCCGCCCTACAGCCGGCTCTGCGTCTGCACCTTCTCGCACCGCGACGACGCCGAGGCGGAGCGCCGTGCCCGCAGGGCGGCCGAAAAGCTCTCTGGTACACTGACCCCCGGCTCGGGAGTCGACGTCCTCGGGCCGACGCCCGCGTTCCTGCACCGCCTTCGCGGCGAGTTTCGGTGGCAGATCACGGTGCGGGGGGCGTCCCTCCAGGAAGCGCTTCCCCATCTTCCGACAGACCGGGGCTGGAGCATCGACGTCGATCCCGCCCTCTGAGGATCAGCGTGGCGCTTCTCCGGATCATCACCAAAGACAACCCCCGCCTCCGGCTCAAGGCCAGGCGGGTGCCGAAGGTCGACGACTCGGTGCGCCGGCTGATGGACGACATGGTCGAGACCATGCTCGACGCCCCCGGGGTTGGCCTCGCCGCCAACCAGGTGGACGTGCAGCTCCGGGTCATCGTGATGAAGGTGGACAACCAGCTCTACACGCTGGCCAACCCCGAGGTGGTCCGCACCTCGGGCGAGCAGATCGGCCTCGAGGGCTGCCTCAGCGTCCCCGGCTTCGTGGGCGAGGTCGCCCGCGCCGACAAGGTCACCATCAAGGCGCTGAACCGCAACGGCAAGGAGGTGCGCATCAAGGGCGAGGGGCTGCTCGCGCGCGCCATCCTGCACGAGATCGATCACCTCGACGGCGTCCTCTTCATCGACAAGCTCACCAGCATCGACACCCTTCGTCCGGTGGCGGTGGGCAGCGAGGAGGATGCGATCGAGGAGTCCGAGGCGGTCACCCTCGCCGTCTAGGAGCCACCGTGGCGCTCCGCATCGCGTTCCTCGGCACCGCGGACTTCGCCGTCCCGTCGCTGGCGGCGTGCCTCGACGCCGGCTGTGACGTCGCCGCGGTGGTGACCCAGCCGGAGCGCCCCGGCGATCGGGGCCGCCCGGCGCCACGCCCGGTCGGCGACCTCGCCCGCGAGCGCGGCCTGCCACTGCTGCAGCCGTCGCGGATCCGCGAGCCCGCGGCGACCGCGGAGCTCCTCGACCTCGGCATCGACGCCCTGGTTGTTGCCGCCTACGGCCAGATCCTCCCGGCCGCGCTGCTGGAGGGGCCGCGGCTCGGCGGCGTCAACGTCCACGCCTCGCTGCTGCCCCGCTGGCGGGGGGCCTCGCCGGTGGCGGCGGCGATCCTCGCGGGCGACGCACAGACCGGGGTCTCGATCATGCGCATGGACGTGGGCCTCGACACCGGCCCGGTGTACGCGATGCGCGCCACCCCGATCGCGGCCACCGAGGCCACCCCCGAGCTGACCGGGCGGCTCGCAGCCATGGGCGCGGACCTGCTCGTCGAGGTGCTCGCCGGGCTCGAGGCCGGCACCGTGACCGCCGAGCCGCAGGACGGCGCCGCCGCCACCCTCGCCCCCCGGCTGCGCCGCGACGACGGCCGGGTCGACTGGTCGGAGGTCGGCGCCGCCGAGGTCGACCGGAGGGTGCGCGGGCTCGACCCCTGGCCCGGGGTGACCGCCCCGCTGGGGGGAGCGGAGGTGCGCCTGCTCGCCGGCGCGCCGCTCTCGCGGGGCGACGACGTCGGGCCTCCCGGCACGGTGCTGCGCACCGATCGCGAGGTCGCCGAGGTGGCCACCCGTGACGGCGTCTACGCGGTGCGGCGGGTGCAGCCGCCGGGGCGCCGCCCGATGGACGCCGCCGCCTACCTGCGCGGCCGCCGCGCACCCTCGCCATGAGCGACCCCAGCCGCCACCGCTTCGCCGGCGCCGACCGCGAGGCCGTCTACCGGGCCATCCACCAGCGCCGCGACGTCCGCCACTTCCGCACCGACCCGGTCGACGACGCCCTCGTCTACCGGGTGCTCGCCGCCGCCCACCGGGCCCCGTCGGTCGGCTTCATGCAGCCCTGGACGTTCACCGTGATCCGCTCCGAGGCGACCCGGGCGAGGGTGCACGGCCTCTACCTCCGCGAGCGCCAGGCGGCCGCCTGCTTCTACGACGAGCCGCGGCGCACCGAGTTCCTGGCCCTCAAGCTCGAGGGGATCCGCGAGGCGCCGGTGAACATCTGCGTCAGCTGCGACCCGACCCGCGGCGGCACCCACGTGCTGGGGCGCAACAGCCAGCCCGAGACCGACGTCTACAGCACCTGCTGCGCGGTCGAGAACCTCTGGCTGGCGGCCCGCGCCGAGGGCCTCGGGGTGGGCTGGGTGAGCATCATCAAGTCCGGCGAGCTGCGCGAGATCCTCGGCATCCCCCCGCACGTGGTGCCGGTCGCCTACCTCTGCCTGGGCTGGCCCCAGCAGCTGGGACCCCGGCCGATGCTGGAGGAGGCGGGCTGGCGCGGGCGGCTGTCGATGCAGGGCCTGGTGCGCCTCGAGCGTTACGATGCCGCCCCCGCGCCCGGGTCGGAGGCCGCCGCGGCGATCGCCGCCGCCGAGGCCGAGATCGCCCGCTGGGAAGCGGCCCCGGACCCGGTCTGAGTACAGAGCAACCATGGCGACGAAGAAGAAGTCCGAGCCCGACGGCACCCTGGCGCGCAACCGCCGGGCGTCGCACGAGTACGCCATCCTCGAGACCTTCGAGGCGGGGGTCGAGCTGACCGGCACCGAGGTGAAGTCGCTGCGCGCGGGCCGCACCCAGCTCACCGAGGGCTACGTGCGCGTCGAGGGCAACGAGGCCTGGCTCATCCAGGTCCACATCAGCCCCTACGCCCAGGGCAACATCGCCAACCACGACCCCGAGCGGCGGCGGCGGCTGCTCCTCCACCGCCGCGAGATCGAGTACCTCGACGGCAAGGTGCGCCAGCAGGGCCTGACCCTGGTGCCGCTGCGGATGTACGTCAAGGGCAACCGCATCAAGCTGCTGATCGGGCTCGCCCG from the Candidatus Dormiibacterota bacterium genome contains:
- a CDS encoding RluA family pseudouridine synthase, with the protein product MTVVVEPQPADGASAPRLDLWMVRERGISRTAARALIDAGRVRVDGRPGRPSQRIEPGTSVEVADAPAAGAVPAAAAAEGEEELRIVHEDEWLAVIDKPAGLVVHPAPGHPTGTLADALRRRGDTWSTAAGEDRPGIVHRLDRFTSGLLVVAKTEAAHRALSAQLAGRTLGRNYWTMVWGSLAESSGEIVAPIARDRRQRQRMAVVDGGRAAQSNFQVVERLAAATVLDVSLRSGRTHQIRVHLAWVGRPVVGDPIYGRRDDRHAGRPALHARQLRLVHPADGAERIYEAPLPADLVDLLQQAREGTL
- the priA gene encoding primosomal protein N', encoding MPECSLPYATVVPELRSILPRDIFTYSVGADLDLSAVPGARVRVPFGEREVIGHVVERVATTEFEARAIVEVLDEPPPLLPHLVLLGRWVAERYRAPLGEVVKAMLPSGVRSARPRGRKRGPRSTSRGAREAAETGEAEVAPPLTDAQRLAAAPLLLAIAEGRHHRLLLRGVTGSGKTEVYLVAIAAALAAGRRALVLVPEISLTPQTIRRFAARFPGRVVLMHSGLTDAERAATWRRVREGGADVVVGSRSAVFAPIADLGVVVVDEEDASAYKQDRVPRYHAVETALELGRLCGAPVVLGSATPRLETFFRAHGGDLELATLPDRIAGRALPPIEVVDLREELRAGNRSPLSQSLERALAECAGAGGQSILFLNRRGTATVIVCRSCGEALGCPNCSVALVFHQGRGLCACHYCGASRPPPRECPACGSPAIRALGMGTERLERVVRERFPALRLLRMDRDTVQRRDTYFEIYDTFARGDADCLIGTQMVTKGWDLAGVRLVGVVNADTALHLPDYRSGEVTFSLLTQVAGRAGRGEHSARVILQTYSPGHYAVRHALGHDYLGFAHEEIRIRRATGFPPYSRLCVCTFSHRDDAEAERRARRAAEKLSGTLTPGSGVDVLGPTPAFLHRLRGEFRWQITVRGASLQEALPHLPTDRGWSIDVDPAL
- the bluB gene encoding 5,6-dimethylbenzimidazole synthase, which produces MSDPSRHRFAGADREAVYRAIHQRRDVRHFRTDPVDDALVYRVLAAAHRAPSVGFMQPWTFTVIRSEATRARVHGLYLRERQAAACFYDEPRRTEFLALKLEGIREAPVNICVSCDPTRGGTHVLGRNSQPETDVYSTCCAVENLWLAARAEGLGVGWVSIIKSGELREILGIPPHVVPVAYLCLGWPQQLGPRPMLEEAGWRGRLSMQGLVRLERYDAAPAPGSEAAAAIAAAEAEIARWEAAPDPV
- the fmt gene encoding methionyl-tRNA formyltransferase → MALRIAFLGTADFAVPSLAACLDAGCDVAAVVTQPERPGDRGRPAPRPVGDLARERGLPLLQPSRIREPAATAELLDLGIDALVVAAYGQILPAALLEGPRLGGVNVHASLLPRWRGASPVAAAILAGDAQTGVSIMRMDVGLDTGPVYAMRATPIAATEATPELTGRLAAMGADLLVEVLAGLEAGTVTAEPQDGAAATLAPRLRRDDGRVDWSEVGAAEVDRRVRGLDPWPGVTAPLGGAEVRLLAGAPLSRGDDVGPPGTVLRTDREVAEVATRDGVYAVRRVQPPGRRPMDAAAYLRGRRAPSP
- the lspA gene encoding signal peptidase II, translating into MGGHRRRPARPAGGGALSTGGRAAGSPWRGLSILLGAAIVVFAVDHLTKWLVVRDIAYGDQVPASGPITIHHIHNSGAAFGLFPGFQAAFLVVALVVSVYILVVGHRAGNGVLTQVTLGAVLGGAAANAVDRFRQGYVVDFVDLHRWPVFNVADAAIVVGILITAITLSRRPVNAGEHAR
- the gmk gene encoding guanylate kinase, coding for MSGRVIVLSGPSGVGKDTVLHALFSREPRLRYSISYTTRPPRPGEVDGVSYTFVDDQTFLRLEQAGEFLETAVVHGNRYGTSRRRVEAMVARGEHVVLKIDVQGASAVRERLSDAIFIFLLPPSIEVLRQRLRDRGTDDDDALARRDADAVREMAEAARYDHLVVNDSVERAAEQILDIVEASCGANAG
- the smpB gene encoding SsrA-binding protein SmpB; the encoded protein is MATKKKSEPDGTLARNRRASHEYAILETFEAGVELTGTEVKSLRAGRTQLTEGYVRVEGNEAWLIQVHISPYAQGNIANHDPERRRRLLLHRREIEYLDGKVRQQGLTLVPLRMYVKGNRIKLLIGLARGKKLWDKRQAMAERDSKREADRVAARH
- the coaBC gene encoding bifunctional phosphopantothenoylcysteine decarboxylase/phosphopantothenate--cysteine ligase CoaBC, producing MAPTPADLAGRRVALYVSGSIAAYKACEIVTLLRRRGAEVRVAMTAAAARFVTPMTFQSLSGHAVAADIWEPGEGGLAAHGMAHLGLGGWAEVQVAAPASADLCARLALGLADDAVTATALACVAPLLLAPAMETRMWEHPATRSHLATLRGRGAVVVGPGAGRLASGAEGMGRMAEPADVVEACAALLGAGDGSLPLAGRRLLITAGGTREPVDPVRYLGNRSSGRMGNSLATEALALGAAVTLVTTLAPPALHPRLEVVGVATAAEMLEAVRAHLAAADVLVMAAAVADYRPADPSPRKLKKGDTALRLDLVPTADILCAVRDQARELGVMVVGFAAETDDLLDNARTKLERKGLELIVANDVATGMGGEESAVTVLGREGVVAELTRAPKPEVARRVLEIIGARWAARAQA
- the def gene encoding peptide deformylase; translated protein: MALLRIITKDNPRLRLKARRVPKVDDSVRRLMDDMVETMLDAPGVGLAANQVDVQLRVIVMKVDNQLYTLANPEVVRTSGEQIGLEGCLSVPGFVGEVARADKVTIKALNRNGKEVRIKGEGLLARAILHEIDHLDGVLFIDKLTSIDTLRPVAVGSEEDAIEESEAVTLAV